One genomic segment of Sorex araneus isolate mSorAra2 chromosome X, mSorAra2.pri, whole genome shotgun sequence includes these proteins:
- the PPP4R3C gene encoding protein PPP4R3C gives MDAPENPTDSDLGRLPGTPQSPALACAIPEVPSPAAEAPHAQEPELPLTLGASEMEELIAVDPKYWVNIFIVNDDQEWASLGSGYVVLSSVESHQGMVLLVRSETDNSVILESKVCLTTCYQRLQGVLIVWSETDSGGVALSFHDPPTCQEIWEAICRAQSKDVHIENTHGLLVESEEQFSRLRRTRDVHLSASAIQKLKQIASLFKLVLSWPLCKQRLALFLEDEGYIQKILQLFQICESRRDIEALRHLHGVIKGILFMDKTALFEIMFSNECFVDVLGCLEYDPALKEPKKYREFFTQNTTFKDVVPTTNNTLIQKIHQTYRMQYIRDILSPVPSVFEEKLPNLTKFIFLNKFEIVTTLKRDRRFLSQVFTLLKDQTVNKDRRRELIFFCREFCSFSQTLPPGSKKALFNTLAELGIFRALKVVMRVKDLETKSAAIDVFTYIVEHSPSLVRRFAMREAEQSKDGDLFLRVVIEQITYDRDPNSGGVVQLVELLHILLDPDNMIISPSTCERSGFLNFFYKHCIYNLMAPLLAITSEGTYKEDNIVKPEQIKNCLDYHTAQLLEIILELLTFCIQHHTYYIKKYILSSDLLRRILVLVNSKHKFLVLGALRFMRKMVGLKDELYNRYIIQGNLFESIVSAFLNNGPRYNMLNSAIIELFEYIRVEDIRCLISYIIENFYEAFELVDYVQTFKRLKMIYDREKDQQNQIQKNLHSVSDNKILGRDTKAVEEKKEISCNEKIEEEVLLNDFQDFPATDMEMEESEGKKIVIPKRKSSCDSTFTSSMSTEAADGTSSPNIIIDITSVDCPNEEEDQEEGASPRKRPHYSS, from the coding sequence ATGGATGCCCCAGAAAATCCTACTGACTCTGACCTGGGGAGGCTCCCGGGCACCCCGCAGTCACCGGCCCTCGCCTGTGCGATCCCCGAAGTGCCATCCCCTGCCGCCGAGGCGCCGCACGCCCAAGAGCCAGAGTTACCGTTGACCTTGGGCGCTAGTGAGATGGAAGAGCTTATTGCGGTGGACCCCAAgtactgggtgaatatctttATTGTTAACGATGATCAAGAATGGGCCAGTCTGGGCTCGGGATATGTCGTTCTCTCATCCGTGGAGAGCCACCAAGGCATGGTTCTGCTAGTTCGGTCGGAGACCGACAACTCTGTCATTTTGGAGTCGAAGGTTTGTCTGACCACGTGCTATCAGAGGCTGCAAGGCGTGCTGATTGTTTGGTCCGAGACAGATAGTGGCGGGGTGGCTTTGAGTTTCCATGACCCACCTACCTGCCAAGAAATCTGGGAAGCTATTTGTCGAGCCCAGAGTAAAGACGTGCACATTGAAAACACTCACGGGCTCCTAGTTGAGTCAGAAGAACAGTTCAGTAGGCTGCGGCGCACCAGGGATGTCCATCTGTCCGCCAGTGCCATTCAAAAGCTGAAACAAATTGCTTCATTGTTTAAATTAGTGCTCTCCTGGCCACTCTGTAAGCAACGGCTGGCTCTCTTCTTAGAAGATGAAGGATATATTCAAAAAATCCTGCAGCTATTCCAGATTTGTGAGAGTAGGAGGGATATTGAAGCCTTGCGCCATTTGCATGGAGTTATTAAAGGGATCTTATTTATGGACAAGACAGCGCTGTTTGAGATAATGTTTTCCAATGAGTGTTTTGTGGATGTGTTGGGATGTCTTGAATATGATCCAGCTTTGAAGGAGCCAAAAAAGTATAGGGAATTTTTTACTCAGAACACAACATTTAAAGATGTTGTACCAACAACAAACAACACGCTTATACAAAAGATACACCAGACATATAGGATGCAATACATTCGTGATATTCTCTCTCCTGTGCCATCCGTATTTGAAGAAAAGCTTCCCAATCttacaaagtttattttcttaaacaaaTTTGAGATAGTTACCACACTGAAGAGAGATAGGAGATTTTTGTCTCAAGTTTTTACACTGCTAAAGGATCAGACTGTAAATAAGGATAGACGGCGTGAATTGATCTTTTTCTGCAGGgaattctgttcattttctcagaCATTGCCACCTGGTAGCAAGAAGGCACTATTTAATACCTTGGCAGAATTGGGAATTTTCCGAGCTCTAAAAGTTGTAATGCGTGTGAAGGATTTGGAAACAAAGTCAGCTGCTATTGACGTATTTACTTATATAGTTGAACACAGTCCATCTTTGGTTAGACGTTTTGCGATGAGGGAAGCCGAACAGAGTAAAGATGGTGACCTTTTCCTCAGGGTAGTAATTGAGCAGATTACTTATGATAGAGATCCTAATTCAGGAGGGGTTGTACAATTAGTAGAACTCCTTCATATTTTACTTGATCCAGACAACATGATAATATCACCTAGTACATGTGAAAGAAGTGGATTTTTGAATTTCTTCTATAAACATTGTATTTATAACCTCATGGCACCACTTTTGGCCATCACTTCAGAAGGTACCTATAAAGAAGATAATATAGTTAAGCCTGAGCAAATTAAGAACTGCCTCGATTATCATACAGCACAGCtgcttgaaataattttagagcTGCTTACGTTTTGCATACAACATCACACATATTACATCAAGAAATATATTCTGAGCAGTGATCTGCTAAGAAGAATCTTGGTGTTGGTGAATTCGAAGCATAAGTTCCTGGTCTTAGGTGCACTTCGCTTTATGAGGAAGATGGTGGGCCTTAAAGATGAACTTTATAATCGTTACATTATCCAGGGTAATCTTTTTGAGTCAATTGTAAGTGCTTTTCTGAATAATGGACCCCGGTACAATATGTTGAATTCAGCTATTATTGAGCTATTCGAATACATAAGAGTGGAAGATATCAGGTGTCTCATTTCATAcataattgaaaatttttatgaagCATTTGAGTTGGTAGACTATGTTCAGACATTCAAAAGATTGAAGATGATATATGATCGGGAGAAAGACCAACAGAATCAAATACAGAAGAATTTACATTCTGTATCTGACAATAAAATTCTTGGCAGAGATACCAAAGCtgtggaagagaaaaaagaaatttcttgcaATGAAAAAATAGAGGAAGAAGTACTCTTGAATGATTTTCAAGACTTTCCTGCTACAGATATGGAGATGGAAgaatcagaagggaaaaaaatagtaattccTAAAAGAAAATCTTCTTGTGACTCCACATTTACTTCCTCCATGTCCACCGAAGCTGCAGATGGAACAAGTAGCCcaaatattattattgatattacCTCGGTAGATTGCCCAAATGAGGAAGAGGATCAGGAAGAAGGAGCTTCCCCAAGGAAAAGACCACATTATAGCTCATAA